The genomic stretch GGAATGAGGAGAGTCGACGTTACGGGAAAAATCGTCGATATGGAGACTCCCCGGGATGTGCAGACAAAATTCGGACCCGGACAAGTTGCCAGCGCCACTCTCCAAGACGAGTCCGGAACAGTCAAAGTCACTTTGTGGAATGAGAACATTTCGAAGGTTGCGGTCAACGATAATGTTCAGATCGAAAACGGATATGTTGACTCGTTTAGGGGAGAGCTTCAATTAAACGTCGGAAGATATGGAAAGCTCGCAAAAGTGGAATCCGCCTAGACACGTAGTCCCAGACGATCGGATTCGCGACTGAACAACTCGATAGAGC from Candidatus Bathyarchaeia archaeon encodes the following:
- a CDS encoding OB-fold nucleic acid binding domain-containing protein, whose protein sequence is MKIAELKPGMRRVDVTGKIVDMETPRDVQTKFGPGQVASATLQDESGTVKVTLWNENISKVAVNDNVQIENGYVDSFRGELQLNVGRYGKLAKVESA